The proteins below come from a single Oenanthe melanoleuca isolate GR-GAL-2019-014 chromosome Z, OMel1.0, whole genome shotgun sequence genomic window:
- the NAA35 gene encoding N-alpha-acetyltransferase 35, NatC auxiliary subunit isoform X1 codes for MVMKATVEDDDPGWELGMPDKMEKSNTSWIDITQDFEEACRELKLGELLHDKLFGLFEAMSAIEMMDPKMDAGMIGNQVNRKVLNFEQAIKDGTIKIKDLTSPELVGIMDTCFCCLITWLEGHSLAQTVFTCLYIHNPDFIEDPAMKAFALGILKICDIAREKVNKAAVFEEEDFQSMTYGFKMANSVTDLRVTGMLKDVEDDLQRRVKSTRSRQGEERDPEVELEHQQCLAVFSRIKFTRVLLTVLIAFTKKETSAVAEAQKLMTQAADLLSAIHNSLHHGMQAQNDTTKGDHPIMMGFEPLVNQRLLPPTFPRYAKIIKREEMVNYFSKLIDRIKTVCEVVNLTNLHCILDFFCEFSEQSPCVLSRSLLQTTFLVDNKKVFGTHLMQDMVKDALRSFVSPPVLSPKCCLYNNHQAKDYIDSFVTHCVRPFCSLIQIHGHNRARQRDKLGHILEEFATLQDEAEKVDAALHSMLLKQEPQRQHLACLGTWVLYHNLRIMIQYLLSGFELELYSMHEYYYIYWYLSEFLYAWLMSTLSRADSSQMAEERIMEEQQKGRSSKKTKKKKKVRPLSREITMSQAYQNMCAGMYKTMIAFDMDGKVRKPKFELDSEQVRYEHRFAPFNSVITPPPVHYLQFKEMSDLNKYSPPPQSSDLYMAASKHYQQAKMILENIPNPDNEVNRILKVAKPNIVVMKLLAGGHKKDSKVPPEFDFSPHKYFPVVKLV; via the exons AACTGAAGTTAGGAGAACTGCTTCATGACAAGCT CTTTGGTCTTTTTGAAGCCATGTCTGCCATTGAAATGATGGATCCCAAGATGGATGCTGGTATGATTGGAAACCAAGTTAACAGAAAGGTTCTTAACTTTGAGCAAGCTATTAAG gATGGCACCATTAAAATAAAGGATCTCACTTCACCTGAGCTGGTAGGAATAATGGACACgtgtttttgctgtttg ataACATGGTTAGAAGGACATTCCTTGGCACAGACAGTATTCACTTGCCTTTATATTCATAATCCGGACTTTATCGAAGATCCTGCTATGAAGGCTTTTGCTCTTGGAATCCTAAAAATCTGTGATATTGCCAGAGAAAAGGTTAACAAAGCAGCTGTTTTTGAGGAG gagGATTTTCAGTCAATGACTTACGGATTTAAAATGGCCAATAGTGTGACAGATCTTAGAGTTACAG gtatGCTGAAAGATGTAGAAGATGACCTGCAAAGACGAGTGAAG AGCACTCGAAGTCgacaaggagaagagagagatcCAGAAGTTGAACTTGAA CATCAACAATGTTTAGCTGTCTTCAGCAGAATCAAGTTTACCCGCGTCTTACTGACTGTCCTAATCGCATTTACAAAAAAAGAG ACAAGTGCAGTTGCAGAAGCACAGAAACTTATGACTCAGGCAGCTGACTTGCTCTCTGCCATACACAATTCATTACATCATGGTATGCAGGCACAGAATGATACTACTAAAGGAG ATCATCCTATTATGATGGGGTTTGAGCCACTCGTTAATCAGAGATTGCTGCCACCAACTTTCCCCCGATatgcaaaaattattaaaagggaagaaatggtcaattatttttccaaactAATAGACCGAATAAAAACTGTATGTGAAGTAGTCAACTTAACTAACTTGCACTGTATACTG GACTTCTTCTGTGAGTTTAGTGAGCAATCACCCTGTGTTCTTTCAAGATCCCTGTTACAG ACAACTTTCCTAGTAGATAACAAGAAGGTGTTTGGCACTCACCTCATGCAAGACATGGTAAAAGATGCCTTAAGGTCTTTCGTCAGTCCTCCAGTACTTTCTCCAAA GTGTTGTCTTTATAACAATCACCAGGCAAAAGACTACATTGATTCCTTTGTGACACATTGTGTTCGG CCATTCTGTAGTCTGATTCAAATCCATGGACACAACAGAGCTCGTCAGAGAGACAAACTGGGTCACATCCTTGAGGAATTTGCCACACTACAGGATGAG GCAGAGAAAGTAGATGCAGCGCTTCATAGCATGTTACTGAAGCAGGAACCACAAAGGCAACATTTGGCTTGCTTGGGCACCTGGGTCCTATATCATAACCTTCGTATTATGATACAGTATCTTCTCAGTGGCTTCGAGTTAGAACTTTACAGTATGCATGAATATTACTACATCTATTG GTATCTCTCCGAGTTCCTCTACGCCTGGCTGATGTCAACGCTGAGCCGCGCCGACAGCTCTCAGATGGCAGAGGAGAGGATCATGGAGGAACAACAGAAAGGCCGCAGTAGTAAGAAAAcgaagaaaaagaagaaag TTCGTCCTCTCAGCAGAGAGATCACCATGAGTCAAGCATACCAAAATATGTGCGCTGGAATGTACAAA ACAATGATTGCCTTTGACATGGATGGCAAAGTAAGAAAACCCAAATTTGAACTGGATAGTGAACAAGTTCGATATGAGCACAGATTTGCTCCATTCAACAGTGTTATAACACCACCTCCAGTGCACTACCTGCAATTCAAA GAAATGTCTGATTTAAATAAGTATAGCCCACCTCCTCAGTCATCAGATCTCTACATGGCAGCTAGCAAGCATTACCAGCAAGCTAAAATGATTCTTGAGAATATTCCGAATCCAGACAATGAG GTCAATCGAATTCTAAAAGTTGCAAAACCCAATATTGTGGTCATgaagctgctggctggaggccATAAGAAAGACTCTAAG GTTCCTCCAGAATTCGACTTCTCTCCTCATAAATACTTTCCAGTTGTGAAGCTTGTTTGA
- the NAA35 gene encoding N-alpha-acetyltransferase 35, NatC auxiliary subunit isoform X2, which produces MVMKATVEDDDPGWELGMPDKMEKSNTSWIDITQDFEEACRELKLGELLHDKLFGLFEAMSAIEMMDPKMDAGMIGNQVNRKVLNFEQAIKDGTIKIKDLTSPELVGIMDTCFCCLITWLEGHSLAQTVFTCLYIHNPDFIEDPAMKAFALGILKICDIAREKVNKAAVFEEEDFQSMTYGFKMANSVTDLRVTGMLKDVEDDLQRRVKSTRSRQGEERDPEVELEHQQCLAVFSRIKFTRVLLTVLIAFTKKETSAVAEAQKLMTQAADLLSAIHNSLHHGMQAQNDTTKGDHPIMMGFEPLVNQRLLPPTFPRYAKIIKREEMVNYFSKLIDRIKTVCEVVNLTNLHCILDFFCEFSEQSPCVLSRSLLQTTFLVDNKKVFGTHLMQDMVKDALRSFVSPPVLSPKCCLYNNHQAKDYIDSFVTHCVRPFCSLIQIHGHNRARQRDKLGHILEEFATLQDEAEKVDAALHSMLLKQEPQRQHLACLGTWVLYHNLRIMIQYLLSGFELELYSMHEYYYIYWYLSEFLYAWLMSTLSRADSSQMAEERIMEEQQKGRSSKKTKKKKKVRPLSREITMSQAYQNMCAGMYKTMIAFDMDGKVRKPKFELDSEQVRYEHRFAPFNSVITPPPVHYLQFKVPSHLHILPSSLNCVDPALDAVFQTREHKQLCSG; this is translated from the exons AACTGAAGTTAGGAGAACTGCTTCATGACAAGCT CTTTGGTCTTTTTGAAGCCATGTCTGCCATTGAAATGATGGATCCCAAGATGGATGCTGGTATGATTGGAAACCAAGTTAACAGAAAGGTTCTTAACTTTGAGCAAGCTATTAAG gATGGCACCATTAAAATAAAGGATCTCACTTCACCTGAGCTGGTAGGAATAATGGACACgtgtttttgctgtttg ataACATGGTTAGAAGGACATTCCTTGGCACAGACAGTATTCACTTGCCTTTATATTCATAATCCGGACTTTATCGAAGATCCTGCTATGAAGGCTTTTGCTCTTGGAATCCTAAAAATCTGTGATATTGCCAGAGAAAAGGTTAACAAAGCAGCTGTTTTTGAGGAG gagGATTTTCAGTCAATGACTTACGGATTTAAAATGGCCAATAGTGTGACAGATCTTAGAGTTACAG gtatGCTGAAAGATGTAGAAGATGACCTGCAAAGACGAGTGAAG AGCACTCGAAGTCgacaaggagaagagagagatcCAGAAGTTGAACTTGAA CATCAACAATGTTTAGCTGTCTTCAGCAGAATCAAGTTTACCCGCGTCTTACTGACTGTCCTAATCGCATTTACAAAAAAAGAG ACAAGTGCAGTTGCAGAAGCACAGAAACTTATGACTCAGGCAGCTGACTTGCTCTCTGCCATACACAATTCATTACATCATGGTATGCAGGCACAGAATGATACTACTAAAGGAG ATCATCCTATTATGATGGGGTTTGAGCCACTCGTTAATCAGAGATTGCTGCCACCAACTTTCCCCCGATatgcaaaaattattaaaagggaagaaatggtcaattatttttccaaactAATAGACCGAATAAAAACTGTATGTGAAGTAGTCAACTTAACTAACTTGCACTGTATACTG GACTTCTTCTGTGAGTTTAGTGAGCAATCACCCTGTGTTCTTTCAAGATCCCTGTTACAG ACAACTTTCCTAGTAGATAACAAGAAGGTGTTTGGCACTCACCTCATGCAAGACATGGTAAAAGATGCCTTAAGGTCTTTCGTCAGTCCTCCAGTACTTTCTCCAAA GTGTTGTCTTTATAACAATCACCAGGCAAAAGACTACATTGATTCCTTTGTGACACATTGTGTTCGG CCATTCTGTAGTCTGATTCAAATCCATGGACACAACAGAGCTCGTCAGAGAGACAAACTGGGTCACATCCTTGAGGAATTTGCCACACTACAGGATGAG GCAGAGAAAGTAGATGCAGCGCTTCATAGCATGTTACTGAAGCAGGAACCACAAAGGCAACATTTGGCTTGCTTGGGCACCTGGGTCCTATATCATAACCTTCGTATTATGATACAGTATCTTCTCAGTGGCTTCGAGTTAGAACTTTACAGTATGCATGAATATTACTACATCTATTG GTATCTCTCCGAGTTCCTCTACGCCTGGCTGATGTCAACGCTGAGCCGCGCCGACAGCTCTCAGATGGCAGAGGAGAGGATCATGGAGGAACAACAGAAAGGCCGCAGTAGTAAGAAAAcgaagaaaaagaagaaag TTCGTCCTCTCAGCAGAGAGATCACCATGAGTCAAGCATACCAAAATATGTGCGCTGGAATGTACAAA ACAATGATTGCCTTTGACATGGATGGCAAAGTAAGAAAACCCAAATTTGAACTGGATAGTGAACAAGTTCGATATGAGCACAGATTTGCTCCATTCAACAGTGTTATAACACCACCTCCAGTGCACTACCTGCAATTCAAA GTCCCCAGCCATCTCCACATCTTACCATCTTCCTTGAACTGCGTGGATCCAGCCCTGGATGCAGTATTTCAAACAAGAGAACACAAACAACTGTGTTCAGGATGA